Genomic window (Funiculus sociatus GB2-C1):
ATTTCTGGAGCGCAGTGGTTAGCCAAAAATGTGAGTCAAATGCTCAAACTACGTTGCGCTTACCTCAACGAACTCCTATCTGTTTGATATTCTTGCAAAACCGGGATGCTCCCGGTGAACAGTACCGTTCTGTGATTTTCTTCCATACGCCAGAGCAAGAGAAAGCTGCCACAGCTTCTAAGGAAAAGTTACAACAATCGGGCAGCTATGACAAGCAGATTGTGACGTTTATTCAACCAGCTAACGAGTTCTACCTAGCAGAGGAATATCATCAGCAATATTTCTCGAAAAAACGGCGAAATTTGAAAGGTTCAGAAGCCTCTTAGCTGGGAAATTAGAATAGTTAATCCCTTCTTTGACCAACTATAGCAATCCTATTTAAGTTGTGAACGAGTATTCCCCCTGGTGTAGGGACACGGCACTGCCGTGTCCCTACAGGGGTTCACGAATCATTTAGAATTGCTATATGTAGCAAATAACGATACTTTTCGCTTCCTAGCTATCCTTAATAGAGGCTTCACCTCTATTGCAATCCTAATTCATTTATGAACTCTCTTTTTTCTCTTACTCTAAGTCCTCTTTTACCTCAGCGGTTCGTTTAAAAAAGTAGCTTTCACAAATCAAAGAGGATTGCTATACCTTAGCTGCTTATGTCCAGTAGAGAATCTTGGCAACAGGAAAACGCTTAGCAATCTGGCTCTCAAAAAAGCGGCGGAGTTTCTTCATTGTGTCAGCGTCATAAACGTACTTAATCCCACCAAATTTATTACGCTTGACACTACGGTTTTCTTCATCCATATCCAGCTTGTTATGAGGATACCACTGCATCAGCACCTCCTTCGAGCCGGGAGTGAATCGGTGAGAAATTAGCTCAAACGTCAAGTCGCAGTCGAAATCTAAAGCAGCACTTATATCATCAAACAAGCGAGTGTAGTGCAACTCCCAATCTTCAATTGGCATAATTGGCGCAATCACCAAACCAACCGGATAACCTCCACCTCCTTGAGAGTGAGGCAAAGCTAATCGTCGCAATGCTTGCAGCCGGGAAGTAACAGATGCGGTACCGCCCTCAAATTTACCGGAAATCAAAGCTGCATTCACGCTGATTCGACAACGAGTGCGACCGTTATGAGGCAAAGAAAGTAACTCGGAAACACCGTCAAACTTAGATACCCAACGTAGCTGAGCATTTTCGCGAGTACCAAAGTAGCGAATGCACTCGGCTAAACTACCTGTAAGATGTTCAATGCCAAGCGGGTCGGTGTAGCAACTTACCTCAAACGTTGTCACCTCAGAGGGACGTTCGTAGCTAACTAAGTTATCTAAAATCTGCGGCAGGTTGGCAAATACTCGAATTACGGGTGGCCCGCTAAGGCTACCTGCTAGATAACAATATTGACAATGGGCAGGACAACCCTCAGCAATGTGGAACTGCCAATCGGCAGAAGGTGGAATGGGACTGAGTTTGAAGCTGCTTGGAGGTGCGGTTACAACTGCCAGGGTGCGCTTAGAAATGTCGTAAGTTTCACGCTCATTTTCCCCCCGCAGTCCGGTGAGGCGGTTGCGAGGAAGTTCTTCCACAGGTAGATTGAGCGATCGCACTCGTGATAAGATTTGCTGTCCCCAAGGTTCATCTAGAGCAGCAGGGGTGAATATAACTCGCTCTGGCATCCACAAACGCGCCTTGTGGGTGCTTGGCTCTGATAAAATAACGTCATTGGAAATGGTGGAATTAGCGATCGCAGTTGGTAAGGACAAAATCGATTCTCCACATTCAATCTATCCTTATTGTCGCTCAGTACAAATGGAACCAACAATCATACACA
Coding sequences:
- a CDS encoding spore photoproduct lyase family protein, yielding MPERVIFTPAALDEPWGQQILSRVRSLNLPVEELPRNRLTGLRGENERETYDISKRTLAVVTAPPSSFKLSPIPPSADWQFHIAEGCPAHCQYCYLAGSLSGPPVIRVFANLPQILDNLVSYERPSEVTTFEVSCYTDPLGIEHLTGSLAECIRYFGTRENAQLRWVSKFDGVSELLSLPHNGRTRCRISVNAALISGKFEGGTASVTSRLQALRRLALPHSQGGGGYPVGLVIAPIMPIEDWELHYTRLFDDISAALDFDCDLTFELISHRFTPGSKEVLMQWYPHNKLDMDEENRSVKRNKFGGIKYVYDADTMKKLRRFFESQIAKRFPVAKILYWT
- a CDS encoding peptide-methionine (S)-S-oxide reductase — its product is FWSAVVSQKCESNAQTTLRLPQRTPICLIFLQNRDAPGEQYRSVIFFHTPEQEKAATASKEKLQQSGSYDKQIVTFIQPANEFYLAEEYHQQYFSKKRRNLKGSEAS